A window from Betta splendens chromosome 1, fBetSpl5.4, whole genome shotgun sequence encodes these proteins:
- the LOC114861090 gene encoding metal transporter CNNM1-like encodes MAAEDAAARSRRGAPLPPSRLLLLVLSAGALLPAPALGLLGFRPEDTGEELSVEDGVLKTTEGMRFMLRVYYSTTPQRLNRTAGARANNAAPWIAFIEEPTPGREGQVHPKRNMCMDKNARTSDIEVLGSFKSASSQNSVLVELLAKDLRRGEKIKYYSMCAFDGSKWEHYRTRDFWVAVAERSAAPELWLQVLVSVLLLGLSALFSGLNLSLLALDPVELQVLQNSGTDKEQNYARKIESVRRHGNYVLCTLLLGNAIINASLAVWMCQILGMTWLSTVICAFGIFFVGEILPHSVASRHGLAIASKSIWVTRLLMVLSFPVSYPISKLLDLILNQEISNFYTREKLLEMLRVTDPYHDLVKEELNIIQGALELRSKTVEEVLTPLTDCFMLASDAVLDFNSMSEIMQSGYTRIPVFENERSNIVDILFVKDLAFVDPDDCTPLKTITQFYKHPLHCVFNDTKLDAMLEEFKKGKSHLAIVQRVNNEGEGDPFYEVMGIVTLEDVIEEIIKSEILDETDLFTDNRSKRRVSHHERKQQDFSIFKLSENEMKVKMSPQLLLATHRFLSTEVEPFKPTHVSEKILLRLIKHPSVVQELKFDERNKRASQHFLFQRNKPVDYFLLVLQGRVEVEFGKEALKFENGAFSYFGVPAIMPTVHRSPSRSSGLDRSESMLYAGSTGQLNGSGSAYLPDYSVRQLTHLQVLKITRSHYHNALTASRMDSSPQTPDADGRPAEGGAPAPAAHTTATLMPPPREPSRPGSARTRGQQASVPHSTSLLNEKNRIVRSKSDGQKSPSDSVFLRMDEIPYIREDRCEADAHTDMASVPIETDTSPFISSLSLSSSEDTLGKKLLLKLSHKKRKKSREGERTPEDISEQPLVKT; translated from the exons ATGGCTGCAGAGGATGCGGCCGCGCGGTCCCGACGCGGAGCCCCGCTGCCTCCGtcccgcctgctgctgctcgtgctCTCCGCCGGCGCGCTCCTTCCCGCCCCGGCGCTCGGCTTGCTCGGCTTTCGGCCGGAGGACACCGGGGAGGAGCTGTCCGTGGAGGACGGGGTGCTGAAAACCACCGAGGGCATGCGCTTCATGCTGCGGGTTTACTACTCCACGACCCCGCAGAGGCTGAACCGCACGGCGGGAGCACGCGCCAACAACGCCGCGCCCTGGATCGCCTTCATCGAGGAACCGACTCCCGGGCGCGAGGGGCAGGTTCACCCGAAACGGAACATGTGCATGGACAAGAACGCCAGGACGTCCGACATCGAGGTTTTAGGCTCCTTCAAGTCCGCTTCCAGCCAGAACTCCGTGCTCGTGGAGCTGCTGGCCAAGGACCTGCGGAGGGGGGAGAAGATCAAATACTACTCCATGTGCGCCTTCGACGGCTCCAAATGGGAGCACTACCGCACGCGGGACTTCTGGGTGGCCGTCGCGGAGCGCTCCGCCGCGCcggagctgtggctgcaggttctggtgtCGGTCCTGCTGCTCGGGCTGTCGGCTCTGTTTAGCGGGCTCAACCTAAGCCTTCTGGCGCTGGACCCCGTCGAGCTGCAGGTGCTCCAGAACAGCGGCACCGACAAGGAGCAGAACTACGCGCGGAAAATCGAGTCCGTGCGCCGCCACGGGAACTACGTGCTGTGCACGCTGCTGCTGGGCAACGCCATCATCAACGCGTCGCTCGCCGTGTGGATGTGCCAGATCCTGGGCATGACGTGGCTCTCCACCGTCATATGCGCCTTCGGCATCTTCTTCGTCGGGGAGATCCTGCCGCACTCGGTGGCGTCGCGGCACGGACTCGCCATCGCCTCCAAAAGCATCTGGGTGACGCGGCTGCTGATGGTGCTCTCCTTCCCCGTGTCGTACCCCATCAGCAAACTGCTGGACCTCATCCTCAACCAGGAGATCTCCAACTTCTACaccagagagaagctgctggagatgcTGCGCGTCACCGACCCGTACCACGACCTGGTCAAGGAGGAGCTCAACATCATCCAGGGAGCGCTGGAGCTGCGCAGcaagacggtggaggaggtgctgacgCCGCTGACGGACTGCTTCATGCTGGCGTCGGACGCGGTGCTGGACTTCAACTCCATGTCGGAGATTATGCAGAGCGGATACACGCGGATCCCCGTGTTTGAAAACGAGAGGTCCAACATCGTGGACATCCTGTTCGTCAAGGACCTGGCGTTCGTGGATCCGGACGACTGCACCCCGCTCAAAACCATCACGCAGTTCTACAAACACCCGCTGCACTGCGTGTTCAACGACACCAAGCTGGACGCCATGTTGGAGGAGTTCAAGAAAG GGAAGTCCCACCTCGCCATCGTGCAGCGGGTGAACAACGAGGGCGAAGGCGACCCGTTCTACGAGGTGATGGGCATCGTCACGCTGGAGGACGTCATCGAGGAGATCATCAAGTCCGAAATCCTGGACGAGACCGACCTCTTCA CTGACAATCGAAGCAAGCGCCGGGTTTCTCACCacgagaggaagcagcaggacttcTCCATCTTCAAGCTGTCGGAGAACGagatgaaggtgaagatgtcgccccagctgctgctggccacGCACCGCTTCCTGTCCACAG AGGTGGAGCCGTTCAAGCCCACACACGTCTCAGAGAAGATCCTGCTGCGGCTCATCAAACACCCCAGCGTCGTGCAGGAGCTCAAGTTCGACGAGAGGAACAAGCGAGCGTCgcagcacttcctgttccagcgcAACAAACCGGTGGACTActtcctgctggtgctgcag GGACGCGTCGAGGTGGAGTTTGGAAAAGAGGCGCTGAAGTTTGAGAACGGAGCCTTTTCTTACTTTGGAGTCCCAGCAATCATGcccacag TGCACAGGTCCCCGTCCCGCAGCAGCGGGCTGGACCGGTCCGAGTCCATGCTGTACGCAGGCAGCACCGGGCAGCTGAACGGGTCGGGCAGCGCCTACCTGCCCGACTACTCTGTGAGGCAGCTAACGCATCTGCAGGTCCTGAAG ATCACCCGCAGCCACTACCACAACGCGCTGACGGCCTCCAGGATGGACAGCTCCCCGCAGACGCCCGACGCTGACGGCCGCCCAGCAGAGGGCGGCGCCCCCGCCCCGGCCGCCCACACCACCGCCACCCTCATGCCTCCACCCAGGGAGCCCAgccggcccggctcggcccgaACCCGCGGGCAGCAGGCCAGCGTGCCGCACAGCACGTCCCTGCTGAACGAGAAGAACCGCATCGTCC gGAGCAAGTCTGACGGCCAGAAAAGCCCCAGCGATTCCGTGTTCCTCAGGATGGATGAGATCCCTTACATCAGAGAGGACAGGTGTGAGGCAGACGCTCACACGG acatGGCCTCCGTTCCCATAGAAACGGACACGTCTCCTTTCATCAGCAGCCTGTCGCTGAGCAGCTCAGAGGACACACTGGGCAAGAAACTCCTGCTCAAACTCA
- the hoga1 gene encoding 4-hydroxy-2-oxoglutarate aldolase, mitochondrial, which produces MQRARVWRNLGPLCLAAWSRTHSRAAAARLDLSGIYPPIATPFTAGEEVDHRKLEENLHKYAQMPFKGLVVQGSNGEYPYLTEEEQVEVVRAVRRALPPGKLLMAGSGCESTRATVQLTEKMAAAGADAVLVLTPCFYKGRMDGCALVQHYTKVADCSPVPVVLYNVPANTGLDLPLEAVVHLSQHPNIVGCKDSGGDITRIGLIVHKTQTQDFQVLAGSAGFLMAAYCVGAVGGVCALANVLGRELCELQRLCWLGRWEEARVLQQRLIEPNAAVTRKLGVPALKQAMEWFGFHGGACRSPLQPLTAAETEQLRREFASNGWL; this is translated from the exons ATGCAGCGCGCCCGGGTTTGGAGGAACCTCGGCCCCCTTTGCTTGGCCGCGTGGAGCCGAACCCACAGCAGGGCAGCAGCGGCCAGACTGGACCTCAGCGGGATCTACCCGCCCATCGCCACGCCGTTCACCGCCGGGGAGGAAGTGGACCACCGCAAGCTGGAGGAAAACCTGCACAAATATGCCCAGATGCCGTTTAAAG GTCTGGTGGTTCAAGGCTCCAACGGCGAGTACCCGTacctgacggaggaggagcaggtggaggtggtgcgGGCGGTCAGACGCGCGCTGCCGCCGGGGAAGCTGCTCATGGCTGGATCAGGCTGCGAGT CCACCAGAGCCACGGTGCAGCTGACGGAGAAGATGGCGGCCGCGGGCGCCGACGCCGTGCTGGTTCTGACGCCCTGCTTCTACAAGGGCCGGATGGACGGCTGCGCGCTGGTCCAGCACTACACCAAG GTGGCCGACTGCAGCCCGGTGCCGGTGGTTCTGTACAACGTTCCGGCCAACACGGGTCTGGATCTGCCGCTGGAGGCGGTGGTGCATCTGTCGCAGCATCCCAACATCGTGGGCTGCAAGGACAGCGGAGGAGAC ATCACACGGATCGGCCTGATTGTTCACAAAACCCAAACGCAGGATTTCCAGGTGTTGGCAGGCTCAGCGGGGTTCCTCATGGCCGCCTATTGTGTGG GTGCGGTGGGCGGCGTGTGTGCGCTGGCCAACGTTCTGGGCCGGGagctgtgtgagctgcagcgccTGTGCTGGTTGGGACGCTGGGAGGAGGCCCgagtcctgcagcagcgcctgaTAGAACCCAACGCCGCC GTGACACGGAAGCTGGGAGTTCCCGCCCTCAAGCAGGCGATGGAGTGGTTCGGTTTCCATGGCGGCGCCTGTCGATCACCTCTGCAGCCGCTCACGGCGGCGGAAACGGAGCAGCTGAGGCGGGAGTTCGCGTCCAACGGCTGGCtgtga